Part of the Halomarina litorea genome is shown below.
CCCTCGGCGTCAGCGTCGCCATGCGACAGGCCGGGTTCGTCCCGCGGATGCTCCAGATAACCGCCGCCGAGCAGGTGGGCTTTTTCATCACGCCGAGTCTGCTGGCGCTGGCCATCGCCATCTGTGCGGGCGCGGCGGGTGCGCTGGCGCTGGCGACTGACCTCCCCGTCTCCATCGCGGGCGTCGCTGTCGCCGCCGCAATCGTCCCCGCCGCGGCCGCCTTCGGCATCGGCGCGGTGTGGGGCCTCCCGCTGATGGCGTTCGGGGCCATCGTCCTCCTCCTGATGAACATCTTCTTCATCAACGTCACCGCCTACGCCGCGCTGGTCCTCCTCGGCTACCGGTCGTCGGTGGTCCGGGACTCGCTCGGGAGCGTCGGCTTCGACCTGCGGACGGGAGTCTACGCCCTGCTCGCCGTCGCCTTCGTCGTCGTCGGGGTGGGGACCACCGCCGCCACCGCACAGCACATCGCCTTCGAGCACTCGGTCGGGACGGAGGTGACCGACACGCTGGACGACGAGGCCTACAGCGGCCTCGAACTCCACGACGTCAGCACCCAGTACAACGACATGGGCATCTTCGGCGAACCGGAGACGGTGACCGTCGAGTTCGGGCGCAGTTCGGACCGCGACTACGCGACGCTCGCGCGGACGTTACAGGACAGCATCAGCGACCGCACCGGCCACCCGGTGACCGTCCGGGTGCAGTTCACGGACTACTCCGAGGCGACGCCGGTGTCGGCGACGCTCGACGCGCCGTCCGACCGCCGGGCACTCCGGGCCCGTTCGCCCGCCCTCAGAGCAGGAACGAGATGACCGCGAGGACGATGAACACGAGCACGAGGATGCGCGCCGCCTCCATCGTCAACCCCGCGATACCGCCGAATCCCGCCAGCCCCGCCACGACGGCGAGGACGACGAACACGACGGCCAGCCACAGCAGGCTACCCGACTGGAGCGGCATGGCCAGCAGCGCCGGGAGGTAGGACACCATCGTCAGGCCACCCCCCCGGTCCGCGCGGTCGGTCGGACGGTCCAGCACCGGCACGCCGCGATGTCGTGGGACATGCTACCCGAAATGGACACGATAGCGCCGGATAACCGTTGACCCTGCAAGGGCAGAATCGCCCGTCCGTGGCTCCGCCGGGGCGTCCGCGCAACTGTCCTCTTCGCGGGGCGATCCCGTGCAATCGTCCCGAGTCCCGGACAGTCAGAGCGGTTCCGTCGCTTAACTAAGCTCTCACCCACCGTACTTCGGCGGAATGGCAACCGCGACCGAGGGGTCCGGGGACGCGACCAGCCCCAAGTCCCAACAGGACATCCTCACCGAGCAGATACACGAGGGGCTGAGCGAACTCCGCCGCCCCTGGGACGGGTTGTTCCTCTCGGGTCTCTCGGCGGGTCTCGACGTGGGGTTCGGCCCCGCGCTGATGGCCGTGATGCTCACGCTCGCGGACTTCTCGTTCGCCAACGAACTGACGAAGGAGCTGCTGATGGCGAGCGCCTACACCGTCGGATTCATCCTCGTCGTCCTCGGGCGCTCCGAGCTGTTCACCGAGCACACGACGCTCGCGGTCCTCCCGGTCCTCGACCGGCAGGCGTCCGTCGGCCAGCTCGCCCGCCTCTGGAGCGTCGTCTACGCCGGGAACATCGTCGGCGCGGTGCTGTTCGCGGCCTTCCTCGCCGTCATCGGACCCGCCACGGGCGTCATCGAGCCCGCGGCGTTCACCGAGATCGCGACCGGCCTCGTCGAACACCCCTGGTGGGTGCTCGTCGGCGCGGGCGTCCTCGCCGGGTGGCTGATGGGCCTGCTGTCGTGGCTCGTCGCGGCCGGCCAGGAGTCCTTCACGCGCGTGCTGTTCGTGTTCATCTGCACGTCGGCCATCGCGCTGTTGCACGCCCCCCACTGCATCGCCGGCACCGTCGAGGTGGTGATGGGCGTCCTCGGCGGCACGGGCGTCGGTCTCGGGGACTTCGCGTACTTCCTCGTCTTCTCGACGATAGGGAACGTCGTCGGCGGGACGGTGTTCGTCGCCCTCCTGAAGTACGGGCACGTCGCCCGGAGCGGGCCACGCACGGAGCGGCCCGCAGGCTGGTGAGCGTCGTGTGCGTCCCGCCCGTCGACACGGCTCCTGGAGGCGGTCGGTAGTGCAACTGCCCGGCCACGTCGGCCTCGTCCTCCTCGTGGTGTCGCCCGTCTGGTTCGGCCTGGTGACCCGCGAGGCGGTTGGCGTCACCCTGCTGGCCCTGCTGACGGCGATGCTCCCGGACGTGGACCTCGTCCTCGAGGCGTTCCTCCCCATCGAGCACCACGGGGTGACCCACGGCGTGTGGTTCGTCCTCGCCGTCGGCCTCCTCCTCGGCGGCCTCGTGACGTGGTGGTACGTCTCGGGCGGGCGACGGCACTTCCGGCCCGGGAGCGACGCCCGCCACCTCCCGGCGCGGACCGTCTTCGCCGTCACCGCGAGCGCGTTCGTCCTCGGCGGGACGACGCACATCCTCGGGGATATGCTCACCGCCCCCGACGTGGCCCCGCCGATTCGCCCGCTGCTCCCGCTCTCGGACGCGGTGGTCAGCTTCGACGTGCTGTGGGTGTACGACCCGGTCGTGAACTTCGGCCTGCTGGCGCTCGGCCTCCTCGTGCACCTCGCGCTCTGGCGACTCGCTCCCAATGGGACGACGCTCAGTCGAGTTCGGGGAAGTACCGGCCGTGGAAGTCGAAGGGGATAGCGTGCGGGACGGCGGCCCGCGCCCGCTCCTCGAAGGTCCGACCGTCGAGGACGACGAGCCACGAGTGGCCCGCCCCCACGTCGAGTTCCACCGTGAGGACGACGCCGTCGTCCTCCGCCTCGCGGTCGCTCGCGGGCGCGGGGACGAATATCGGCTCGCTGTAGTGGCGCTCTCCCTCGGCGGCGAACGCCGTCGCCTCGCGCGTCTCGGTGTCGACTTTCACCAGCCGACCGGGCCACTCGGTGACCGGCTGGTCGGTCCCCTGCGCGTAGACGTAGCGGTGGGGTCGACAGCGCACGGCGGGTGAAGCGGTCGGGAGGGCGGTGCCGTCGTGCAGTCGCTCGCGGTCGACCGACGCCCCGTCCGCACGGAGCGAGACGGTGAAGCGGTCGAGCGACCCGCCGAAGACCCCGAGGTCGTCGGCGCGGAGGCGGGAGAGCGAGAGCGCCGCCAGCGAGGCCGCGTCGGGGACCGTCTCGAGGTCCACGACGAGGTCGTCGCCCGGTCGCGGGCGGCCCTCGCCCGCCGGCCGGGCGTTGCGCTCGTAGGCGTTGACGTGGTGGAACCCGAAGAACGCCTCCATCCGCGGTTCGGCGACGAGGCCACCGGTCCGCCGGTCGACGACGAGAAACCGGGTGCCCCGGTCGGGTTCCCAGCGGAAGGCGTCGACGAACCCGCCGTCGCTCCGGAGCATGTCCATCGGGTCCACGACGAACGGGAACTCCGTGAGGACGACGTAGTTCGGCGTGAGCGCGAAACTGTGCATGTACGCGGGTTCCTCGACGGGTACCGTAGCGACGTGCTCCCGACTCGTCGCGTCGACCGTCTCGTGGACGTGGTAGGCACACCGCCGGCCGAACTCCACCTCGAAGGTGACCAGTCGGTCGGTCCACGGGTCGCGCACGAGGTGGGCACACGAGAGGTGTCCGCTCGGTTCCGGGCCGTCGTACTGGACGTGTCCGAGGGTGTCCAGCGTCCCCGGGTCGAACTCGACCCGGCGCGGCGTCTCCGTGAGCGCGAGGTAGCGGTCGCCGAAGCGCTCGGCGACGATGTTCGTGTTGTCGTAGGCGGGCGCGAACAGCGCCCGAAGGAGGTCGAGCGCCGACGCGCCGCCCGTCGCGAACCCGGTCAGGGGCTCGCCGTCCCACACCCGCTCGAAGGTGTCGGTCCGCAGGAAGCGGTTCCGGTACGTGACTCCCTCGCCGTCGAACCCGAAGCGGTGGAGCATCGCCAACCCGTCGAACCAGTGGTCGATGTCGGTCCCCCCCGCGGTGAACGACCCCGGGCCGTTGCGGACGAGGACCCCCGTGAGCCACGCGGGGAGCGACCCCTCGACAGGGAGGTCCGTCGCCCGCTCCCGCGTGAGCGAGTGGAAGCCGAGTCGCTCGCCGGCAGTCATGCTCCCCCCACGAGTGAGGGCGCCTTACCAGTTGCCACCGCTACTCGCGGAGGAGTGGGTACGGGGACCAGAGAACGGACTATACGACCGCGTCGTGTTCGACTCGCGCGTGTTCGAGGAGTTCGTCGGCCGTCTCGAACACCTCGCCACAACTGCACCGGTGAAGGCCCTTCAGTTGCTCTGGTGGCATACCCTTGGGTTTGGCGCGTGATGGGTTATACGTTGTGTAATCTCACGGAAAGTAGTACAGACGGCCAGCCACGAGCGGCGGAACCGAGCGACCGGCAGGCTCCGGTCGCCGACAGCTATTTGAACCAGACCGTCGCGCCGGCCACGTCGGCGGGCGTCTCGACGGCCCGGTCGAGTCGGCCGGTGAACAGGTCGTAGACGGCGTCCGAGACGGTCACCTCGACCGACCTGTTGCCGTCGTCCGGGGCGACGGTGACGACGTACCTGGCCTCGCGACGGTCGACCCGACGGACCACCCCCGACTGCCAGCCCTCGGCGGTCGGCGGGGGTGTCTGCGCGCGCAGTCGGTCGTACATGGGACGGGGAGGCGACCAACGAGAAAAGCCG
Proteins encoded:
- a CDS encoding metal-dependent hydrolase; its protein translation is MQLPGHVGLVLLVVSPVWFGLVTREAVGVTLLALLTAMLPDVDLVLEAFLPIEHHGVTHGVWFVLAVGLLLGGLVTWWYVSGGRRHFRPGSDARHLPARTVFAVTASAFVLGGTTHILGDMLTAPDVAPPIRPLLPLSDAVVSFDVLWVYDPVVNFGLLALGLLVHLALWRLAPNGTTLSRVRGSTGRGSRRG
- a CDS encoding DUF7861 family protein, with product MYDRLRAQTPPPTAEGWQSGVVRRVDRREARYVVTVAPDDGNRSVEVTVSDAVYDLFTGRLDRAVETPADVAGATVWFK
- a CDS encoding formate/nitrite transporter family protein, with the translated sequence MATATEGSGDATSPKSQQDILTEQIHEGLSELRRPWDGLFLSGLSAGLDVGFGPALMAVMLTLADFSFANELTKELLMASAYTVGFILVVLGRSELFTEHTTLAVLPVLDRQASVGQLARLWSVVYAGNIVGAVLFAAFLAVIGPATGVIEPAAFTEIATGLVEHPWWVLVGAGVLAGWLMGLLSWLVAAGQESFTRVLFVFICTSAIALLHAPHCIAGTVEVVMGVLGGTGVGLGDFAYFLVFSTIGNVVGGTVFVALLKYGHVARSGPRTERPAGW
- a CDS encoding DUF389 domain-containing protein, coding for MRLLQVSVPTNRRAAVESALDDLDTRYLLVDEVSHTPSLVCYIPVPSGAAEGVLDRLYDAGLDEDAYAVVTDASSVRGVDTDRLTAELVEGPQGDRGISHPELRERADDLWPDGSTYIALALLSAVVATAGLLLDSAIVIVGAMVIAPFAGTTLSASVGWVIDDYDMIRRSARAQVVGLVVAVLSALGVSVAMRQAGFVPRMLQITAAEQVGFFITPSLLALAIAICAGAAGALALATDLPVSIAGVAVAAAIVPAAAAFGIGAVWGLPLMAFGAIVLLLMNIFFINVTAYAALVLLGYRSSVVRDSLGSVGFDLRTGVYALLAVAFVVVGVGTTAATAQHIAFEHSVGTEVTDTLDDEAYSGLELHDVSTQYNDMGIFGEPETVTVEFGRSSDRDYATLARTLQDSISDRTGHPVTVRVQFTDYSEATPVSATLDAPSDRRALRARSPALRAGTR
- a CDS encoding DUF1328 family protein, encoding MVSYLPALLAMPLQSGSLLWLAVVFVVLAVVAGLAGFGGIAGLTMEAARILVLVFIVLAVISFLL
- a CDS encoding carotenoid oxygenase family protein; the protein is MTAGERLGFHSLTRERATDLPVEGSLPAWLTGVLVRNGPGSFTAGGTDIDHWFDGLAMLHRFGFDGEGVTYRNRFLRTDTFERVWDGEPLTGFATGGASALDLLRALFAPAYDNTNIVAERFGDRYLALTETPRRVEFDPGTLDTLGHVQYDGPEPSGHLSCAHLVRDPWTDRLVTFEVEFGRRCAYHVHETVDATSREHVATVPVEEPAYMHSFALTPNYVVLTEFPFVVDPMDMLRSDGGFVDAFRWEPDRGTRFLVVDRRTGGLVAEPRMEAFFGFHHVNAYERNARPAGEGRPRPGDDLVVDLETVPDAASLAALSLSRLRADDLGVFGGSLDRFTVSLRADGASVDRERLHDGTALPTASPAVRCRPHRYVYAQGTDQPVTEWPGRLVKVDTETREATAFAAEGERHYSEPIFVPAPASDREAEDDGVVLTVELDVGAGHSWLVVLDGRTFEERARAAVPHAIPFDFHGRYFPELD